A window of Pseudomonas monteilii contains these coding sequences:
- a CDS encoding molecular chaperone DnaJ (chaperone Hsp40; co-chaperone with DnaK; Participates actively in the response to hyperosmotic and heat shock by preventing the aggregation of stress-denatured proteins and by disaggregating proteins, also in an autonomous, dnaK-independent fashion), with protein sequence MAKRDYYEVLGVERGASEADLKKAYRRLAMKHHPDRNPGDKESEDMFKEANEAYEVLSDASKRAAYDQYGHAGVDPSMGGGGAGFGGANFSDIFGDVFSDFFGGGRGGGRGGAQRGSDLRYTLELNLEEAVRGTTVSIRVPTLVNCAPCDGTGAKKGSSPISCPTCGGIGQVRMQQGFFSVQQTCPRCHGQGKIISDPCTSCQGEGRVEEYKTLSVKVPPGVDTGDRIRLSGEGEAGTQGGPTGDLYVVISVREHSIFQRDGKHLYCEVPISFIEAALGGELEVPTLDGRVKLKIPEGTQTGKQFRLRGKGVAPVRGGAPGDLLCRVAVETPVNLSRRQRELLEELRDSLQVDSSHSPKASGWFDGVKRFFGDL encoded by the coding sequence ATGGCAAAGCGTGATTATTATGAGGTGCTGGGTGTCGAGCGCGGCGCCAGTGAAGCTGACCTCAAGAAGGCCTATCGCCGTCTGGCGATGAAGCACCACCCGGACCGTAACCCGGGTGACAAAGAATCCGAGGACATGTTCAAGGAGGCCAACGAGGCCTACGAAGTGCTGTCCGACGCCAGCAAGCGTGCAGCGTACGACCAGTACGGCCATGCCGGTGTCGACCCGAGCATGGGTGGTGGCGGCGCTGGGTTCGGCGGCGCGAACTTCTCGGACATCTTCGGTGATGTCTTCAGCGACTTCTTCGGCGGTGGCCGGGGCGGCGGTCGCGGTGGCGCCCAGCGTGGCAGCGACCTGCGCTACACCCTCGAACTGAACCTGGAAGAAGCGGTGCGCGGCACCACCGTCAGCATCCGCGTGCCGACTCTGGTCAACTGCGCGCCGTGCGATGGCACCGGTGCCAAGAAGGGCTCCTCGCCGATCTCCTGCCCGACCTGTGGCGGCATCGGCCAGGTGCGCATGCAGCAAGGCTTCTTCTCCGTTCAGCAAACCTGCCCGCGCTGCCATGGCCAGGGCAAGATCATCAGCGACCCATGCACGTCCTGCCAGGGCGAAGGGCGCGTCGAAGAGTACAAGACGCTGTCGGTCAAGGTGCCGCCAGGCGTCGACACGGGCGATCGCATCCGTCTGTCCGGGGAAGGCGAGGCCGGTACCCAGGGCGGCCCGACGGGCGACCTGTACGTGGTCATCAGCGTGCGCGAGCACTCGATCTTCCAGCGCGACGGCAAGCACCTGTACTGCGAAGTGCCGATCAGCTTCATCGAAGCGGCGCTGGGCGGTGAACTCGAAGTGCCGACGCTCGATGGTCGCGTCAAGCTGAAGATTCCGGAAGGCACCCAGACTGGCAAGCAGTTCCGCCTGCGCGGCAAGGGCGTCGCGCCCGTGCGCGGTGGTGCACCGGGCGACCTGCTGTGCCGCGTGGCCGTGGAGACCCCGGTCAATCTCAGCCGCCGTCAGCGCGAGCTGCTCGAGGAGCTGCGTGATTCGCTGCAGGTCGACAGTTCCCACTCGCCCAAGGCCAGTGGCTGGTTCGACGGCGTGAAGCGCTTCTTCGGCGATCTCTGA
- a CDS encoding 4-hydroxy-tetrahydrodipicolinate reductase has protein sequence MRRIAVMGAAGRMGKTLIEAVQQQAPSAGLTAAVDKPDSSLVGADAGELAALGRIGVPLCGDLAKVADEFDVLIDFTHPSVTLKNLAFCRKAGKAMVIGTTGFTTDEKALLAEAGKEIPIVFAANFSIGVNLCLKLLDTAARVLGDEVDIEILEAHHRHKVDAPSGTALRMGEVVAQALGRDLDEVAVYGREGQTGARDRKTIGFATVRAGDVVGDHTVLFAAEGERVEITHKASSRMTFAKGAVRAALWLDGRAPGLYDMQDVLDLR, from the coding sequence ATGCGACGTATTGCGGTGATGGGCGCGGCAGGGCGGATGGGCAAGACGCTCATCGAGGCCGTGCAGCAACAGGCGCCAAGTGCGGGTTTGACGGCCGCGGTCGACAAGCCCGACAGCTCGCTGGTCGGTGCCGATGCCGGCGAGCTGGCGGCACTGGGCCGGATCGGTGTGCCCCTGTGCGGGGACCTGGCCAAGGTGGCGGACGAGTTCGATGTGCTCATCGACTTCACGCACCCGTCGGTGACCCTGAAGAACCTGGCCTTCTGCCGCAAGGCGGGCAAGGCCATGGTGATCGGCACCACGGGCTTCACGACCGATGAAAAGGCCCTGCTGGCCGAGGCGGGCAAAGAGATTCCGATCGTCTTCGCCGCCAACTTCAGCATCGGCGTCAACCTCTGCCTCAAGCTGCTCGACACGGCGGCTCGCGTGCTGGGCGACGAGGTGGACATCGAGATTCTCGAGGCGCACCACCGGCACAAGGTCGATGCGCCGTCCGGGACCGCATTGCGCATGGGTGAGGTCGTGGCTCAGGCGCTGGGGCGCGATCTGGATGAAGTGGCCGTGTACGGTCGCGAAGGCCAGACCGGCGCGCGGGACCGCAAGACCATCGGTTTTGCCACCGTGCGTGCAGGCGACGTGGTCGGCGATCACACCGTGCTGTTCGCAGCCGAAGGCGAGCGCGTGGAGATCACCCACAAGGCCTCGAGCCGCATGACCTTCGCCAAGGGCGCGGTCCGTGCCGCGCTGTGGCTGGATGGGCGCGCGCCTGGGTTGTATGACATGCAGGATGTGCTGGATCTGCGTTGA
- a CDS encoding carbamoyl phosphate synthase small subunit (catalyzes production of carbamoyl phosphate from bicarbonate and glutamine in pyrimidine and arginine biosynthesis pathways; forms an octamer composed of four CarAB dimers), producing the protein MTKPAILALADGSIFRGEAIGADGQTVGEVVFNTAMTGYQEILTDPSYAQQIVTLTYPHIGNTGTTAEDAESNRVWSAGLVIRDLPLLASNWRNTQSLPDYLKANNVVAIAGIDTRRLTRILREKGAQNGCILAGDDITEEAAIAAARGFPGLKGMDLAKVVSTQERYEWRSGVWDLKTDSHPTIDAADLPHHVVAFDYGVKVNILRMMVDRGCRLTVVPAQTPASEVLALNPDGVFLSNGPGDPEPCDYAIQAIKDILETDIPVFGICLGHQLLALASGAKTVKMGHGHHGANHPVQDIDSGVVMITSQNHGFAVDEATLPSNVRAIHKSLFDGTLQGIERTDKSAFSFQGHPEASPGPTDVAPLFDRFIDAMAKRR; encoded by the coding sequence TTGACTAAGCCAGCCATACTCGCCCTTGCCGATGGCAGCATTTTTCGCGGTGAAGCCATTGGAGCCGACGGGCAGACCGTTGGTGAGGTGGTGTTCAACACCGCAATGACCGGCTACCAGGAAATTCTCACGGACCCTTCCTACGCCCAGCAAATCGTCACCCTGACCTACCCGCACATCGGTAACACCGGCACCACCGCCGAAGACGCCGAATCCAACCGTGTCTGGTCCGCCGGCCTGGTCATCCGCGACCTGCCGCTGCTGGCCAGCAACTGGCGCAACACCCAGTCGCTGCCTGATTACCTCAAGGCCAACAACGTTGTCGCCATCGCCGGTATCGACACCCGTCGCCTGACCCGCATCCTGCGTGAGAAGGGCGCCCAGAACGGTTGCATCCTGGCCGGTGACGACATCACCGAGGAAGCGGCGATCGCTGCAGCCCGCGGCTTCCCGGGCCTGAAAGGCATGGACCTGGCCAAGGTCGTGAGCACCCAGGAGCGCTACGAGTGGCGCTCCGGTGTCTGGGACCTCAAGACCGACAGCCACCCGACCATCGATGCTGCCGACCTGCCGCATCACGTCGTCGCCTTCGACTACGGCGTCAAGGTCAACATCCTGCGCATGATGGTCGACCGCGGTTGCCGCCTGACCGTCGTACCGGCACAGACCCCGGCCAGCGAAGTGCTGGCGCTGAACCCGGACGGCGTGTTCCTCTCCAACGGCCCGGGCGACCCCGAGCCGTGCGACTACGCGATCCAGGCGATCAAGGACATCCTCGAAACCGACATCCCGGTCTTCGGCATCTGCCTGGGTCACCAGCTGCTGGCCCTGGCCTCCGGTGCCAAGACCGTGAAGATGGGTCATGGCCACCACGGCGCCAACCACCCCGTGCAGGACATCGACTCCGGCGTGGTGATGATCACCAGCCAGAACCACGGTTTCGCCGTCGACGAAGCGACCCTGCCGAGCAACGTGCGCGCCATCCACAAGTCGCTGTTCGACGGCACCCTGCAGGGCATCGAGCGTACCGACAAGAGCGCGTTCAGCTTCCAGGGCCACCCCGAGGCGAGCCCAGGGCCGACCGACGTCGCGCCGCTGTTCGACCGCTTCATCGATGCCATGGCCAAGCGCCGCTAA